CAGTATCATCTGCCTCAGCCGCCGTGTCCCCGGTTATGGCGCACAGCATATTCCGGTTGATCTTGCGGATCCTGAATCCATAAAAGCGGCCGCAGAACAGATCCGCCAGAAGCATCCTGCATTTGATGCCATGGTCAACTGCGCGGGCGTCTTCAGCCAGCAGGGGCAAGGCCGGATCAGCTGGGAGGAAATCCAGAGGGTTCTCACCGTCAATACGATGGCCCCGCTGTTCCTTGTATCCGGTTTGATGGATCTGATCCGGAAAAACGGGGCCGATATCCTGAATGTGGGCTCTACCGTGGGGTACCAGGGCCTATGCTGACCAGGGTACCTATGGGGCCTCCAAGTGGGCGATGCGTGGCATCAGCGAAAATCTGCGCCTGGAGTTAAAAGGCACCAGGAGTCGGGTGATCCAGTTCAATCCTGGCGGGTTCAGATCCCGTCTTGTGCAGAAGTTCACCGGAACGGATGCCGGTCTGAACGGCTACATGGATCCAGCCGATCTGGCCCGGATCATGCTGTTCATGCTCGAGCTTCCCAAATCTGTCGAGGTCAGCGAGATCCTGGTGAACAGAAAATAGGGTCTACTCCCCGGCCAATGCCAGAGCCGCCAGATCCTCGCGCAGGGTGTTGATGCCAAGGGCGGTTTCGCTGCTGGTCACGTGGACATCGGGAAAGACGGACGTATGTTTTTTCAGCTGCGTTTCCACATCCGTCACGCATTGCCGCAGGGCATCCGGCGTCATCTTGTCGGCCTTGGTTAGGATGACGCGGCAGGGGACGGCGGCCCTGTCCGTGGTGCGCATGGCCACGATGTCCGGCGGCTTCAGACCGTGGCGGCTGTCCACCAGAAGGCATACGCGGCGCAGGGTGGGACGGCCCCTCAGGTACTGCTCGATCATGTCGGTCCAGGTGTCGACCCGGTCGCGCGAGACCTTGGCATAGCCGTATCCCGGCAGGTCCACCAGCATCAGGCGTTCGCCCAGATCAAAGAAGTTGATCTGCTGGGTTCGTCCGGGTGTGGCGGACACCCGCGCCAGGGTCTTGCGGCCGGTCAGGGCGTTGACCAGGCTGGACTTGCCCACGTTGGAGCGCCCGGCAAAAGCCACCTCGGGCAGGGTGGTAATGGGCGGCAGCTGGTCCACGGTCTGGGCCCCGGCCACGAACCGGCACTCCCCGGCGAAAAGCCTGTGGGCGTCGGTCATGTCAGCCCACCGGAACGCCCATGCGGCGCATGATGATCCACTGCTGGGCGATGGACAGGACGTTGTTCCAGGTCCAGTAGATGACCAGCCCCGCCGGGAAGGCGGCCAGCAGGTACGTCATCATGAACGGCATGAACATGAACATCCGGCGCTGGATAGGGTCCGGCGACGTGGGGGTCATCATCTGCTGCACGAACATGCTGGCGCCCATCAGGATGGGCCACGCCCCGATCATCAGGAAGGACGGCGGGGTGAAGGGAATCAGGCCGAACAGGTTGAAAACGGACGTGGGGTCCGGGGCCGACAGGTCGTGGATCCAGCCATAGAACGGCGCATGGCGCATCTCCAGGGCCACGAACAGGACCTTGTACAGGGCGAAAAAGACAGGGATCTGGATCAGCATGGGCAGACAGCCACCCATGGGATTGACCTTTTCCTTCTTGTACAGGGCCAGGATCTCCTGGCTCATGCGCGCCTGGTCCTTGCCATGGCGTTCACGCAGGGCCTGAAGCTGGGGCTGGAGCTTTTTCATCCT
Above is a genomic segment from Pseudomonadota bacterium containing:
- a CDS encoding SDR family oxidoreductase; translation: MKTLILTGGSDGLGAAFGQTCLEKGYSIICLSRRVPGYGAQHIPVDLADPESIKAAAEQIRQKHPAFDAMVNCAGVFSQQGQGRISWEEIQRVLTVNTMAPLFLVSGLMDLIRKNGADILNVGSTVGYQGLC
- the yihA gene encoding ribosome biogenesis GTP-binding protein YihA/YsxC produces the protein MTDAHRLFAGECRFVAGAQTVDQLPPITTLPEVAFAGRSNVGKSSLVNALTGRKTLARVSATPGRTQQINFFDLGERLMLVDLPGYGYAKVSRDRVDTWTDMIEQYLRGRPTLRRVCLLVDSRHGLKPPDIVAMRTTDRAAVPCRVILTKADKMTPDALRQCVTDVETQLKKHTSVFPDVHVTSSETALGINTLREDLAALALAGE